From the genome of Streptomyces sp. V2I9:
CGAACATGTCCCACGTGTGATTTCCCCCTCCCCGCCTGCCGCGAAACTGCGCCTTGCGAGATGCTGTGGATAACGTTCGTTCACATCCCCGTCCCTTCAGGCGCGGGAGACCAGGTGGAGGCAGTGATGGGTGTGACCGGTCCGATCCGTGTGGTGGTGGCCAAGCCGGGGCTCGACGGCCACGACCGCGGGGCCAAAGTCATCGCGCGGGCGTTGCGGGACGCGGGCATGGAGGTGATCTACACGGGGCTCCACCAGACGCCCGAGCAGATCGTCGACACGGCGATCCAGGAGGATGCCGACGCCATCGGCCTCTCCATCCTCTCCGGGGCGCACAACACGCTGTTCGCCAAGGTGATCGAGCTGCTGAAGGCCCGTGAGGCGGAGGACATCAAGGTCTTCGGCGGCGGGATCATCCCGGAGGACGACATCGCCCCGCTGAAGGAACTGGGCGTCGCCGAGCTGTTCACGCCGGGGGCGACGACGACCGAGATCGTCACCTGGGTCAACGCCAACGTCCGCCAGACCGCCCAGACCTGAGCCGGGCCGGCGCGGCAGGTCCGCCGATCGCGCGAGGGTGAGGGCGAGGACGGGGAGCGGGGCCGGGGCGTGGGGAAGAGCCCGCGTCCCTCCGGCCCGCGTCCCTCCGGCCCGCGTCCCCCGGCCCGTGTCCCCGGCCTGCCCTCCGTCACCTCGTCAGCAGCTCCGCCTCCATCGTGGCGCGCAGGCGGAGGGTGGAGACCAGCCGCTGGAAGGCTTCCGACCAGTAGCCGCCCGCTCCCGGTGACGCTCCCTCACCCTCGTCCTGCCTGGCCGTCAGGACCTCCAGCCGGTCGGCCTCCGCCGGGTCCAGACAGCGTTCGGCGAGGCCCATCACCCCGCTGAAGCTCCACGGATAACTCCCGGCGTCCCGCGCGATGTCGAGCGCGTCGACCACGGCACGCCCGAGCGGTCCGGCCCAGGGGACCGTGCACACCCCGAGCAGCTGGAACGCCTCCGAGAGGCCGTGCGCGGCGATGAACGCGGCCACCCAGCAGGCGCGTTCGTGCTCGTCCAAAATTGCGAGGAGCTTCGACCGCTCGGCGATCGAGGCCGTTCCGGGGCTGCTCGCCGGGGGAGCCGAGGCGTGCCCCAGCAGGGCGCGGGACCACCGCGGGTTCCGCTGCCGTACCGCCGCCCGGCACCACGCGGCGTGCAGCTCACCGGCCCAGTCGTCCGCGACGGGCAGGGCCACGATCTCCTCGGCGGGACGCCCGCCGAACCGCTCCTCCCATACGCCGAGCGGGGTCGCCTCCACCAACTGGCCGAGCCACCACGATCGTTCACCCCTGCCGGTCGGCGGGACCGCGGCGACCCCGTCGCGCTGCATGCCCGCGTCGCACTCGTGCGGGGCCTCCACGGCGATGGACGCGGTGTCCCCCGTACGGTCCGGATGGACGCAGGACAGCGCGCGGGCCGCCATCCGTCCGGCGAGCGCCGACGACGGCAGGGCTGACAGCAGCTCGGCGGCGGTGGCGCGGACGTTGCGGCTGCGGTCGGCCAGGGCCTGTTCCAGGAACGGTTCGTCGGCGCTCCCGAGCCCCGACCGCAGGGAGTCCAGGAACATCAGCCGGTCCTCGGCCCGTTCGGTCGCCCAGGTGGTGGCGAGCAGGGCGAGCCCGGCGGCCGGGTCCCGCGCCCGTACGGCGTCGAGCAGCGCGACCCGCTCCGCGAACAGCCCCTCCTCCCACTGCCGCGCCACCGCGTCCGGGTCCCTGAGGTCGGGGTGGCGTCCGCCGCCCGACGAGCCGCGCAGGGCGAACTTCCAGTCGGGGTTGAGGCCGGCCAGCCACAGCCCGCGCGGCCCGGCGAACGCGAGTGCCTGCGGGCGCAGGTCCGTACGCGCGCGGGCGGCGTCCAGCAGCGGCGGCAGCAGCGCCGCCGGGGCACGGAAGCCCATCCGGTTGGCAGTGGTCAGCCACTGCGGTATCAGCTCCGTGAGATCGGCGGCGCGGTGCCGCGCCGCCCGCCGGCCGAGGGCGCGTCCCGGTCGGCCAGCAGATGGGCCAGACGGTGTCGCGCGGCCTCGGGAAGCACGGGGCGCGGGTCCGCGGGGGCGGGATCGGGCCGGGTCTGCGGCACGGTGGGCCGCAGACCGGCCCGCCGCCGCACGGTGTGCAGCGCGACGGCGTCCAGCAGGGCCGCCGGAGCATCGGCCGGTACGGTGCCGCCGCGGCGAGCCGCCGGAGGACGGCGGTCGGTGCCCAGGAGCGCCGAGGTGACCAACTCCTCCCAGGGAAGCGGACCGACAGTATCGGGACCGGGACCGGGACCGGGGCAGGGTCCGGAGTTGTGGCCGGAATCGGAGGTGGGGACGGGCACCGGTCCGGGGGCGGCCGTGGTGGTGCCGGTGGTGTCAGCGGTGGTGTCGGTGACTGCGGGGCTGGTCGCGCGAGGCATCTTTCCCCTCCCGTGGCAGGGATGTGCGGATGTCGGAGGATCAGCGGACGGAGGCGGCGAACAGGTTGGCGGGCCGGGCCGGATGCCGTGGGCCGGAACGGAGGTCGAGGGTCTGGCGTGCGGGTGGACCGGGGCTGACGTGTGCCGGAATCGGATGCCGGGTCCCGGCGGGTGCCGCACGGGTGGGGGCGGCGGCCTCGGCCGCCGCGCCGGGTCAGATCAGCTGGACCACCGGCCCGACTGCGGCGGGCCTCTCCTTCCCCTCCTCCGGCTCGCCCGGTTCCCAGGCCGCGAACGGGTCGAAGCCCCGGTGGCCGACCTCGCCGAACACCGTGACGGGCCCGCCTCCGGACAGGGCGACGAGCTTCCACAGCCCCGGCCGGGACAGCGCCGCCGGGGCGATCGGCAGCGCGGTATCGGCGTGGGCGTCCGCCATCTGCCAACCGTCCCTGGACGGCACGGGTATGACGTCGCGCAGGGTGACCGGGCAGGCGTCCAGCCAGGGGTCCTCCCGCAGGGCGTGCCCGTAGACCGCGGGTGCGTCCGCCGGGGCGATCCCCGGCGGGGGAGCGGCCGGGGCCACCGCCCCGAACTGCTCGCCCAGCTCCGCGCGGAGCTGCCCGCCACCCGGATACGGCGTCAGCTCGGCGTCGATCGCCGTGCCCACCGGCAGCGCGTACGCCGGGGGACGCCCTGCCGCGCCGAACGAGAGCAGCAGGGCGGTGCGGCCCGATTCCCGCCCGTACAGCCAGATCCGCCGGGCGACGATCTTGCCGTCCGGGATGTCGTACTGCGCGAGGATCGACCAGTGGTCCCGGACCGGAGGGCCTTCGGCGGACACGGGGAGCCCCACTCTCGTCCGCACGGTGGCGGCCAGCGGCTCCGGCAGCCGCTCCCGGCCGAGCCAGGCCGTGTCCAGCAGATGGAGCAGGCCGCACTCCTCCAGCAGCCGGACCGGCCAGCCGGGGCCGGACCCGGTGATCGCTCCCAACTCCCGCACGCGGGCGGCGAGACCGGGAGCCTGGGCGTCGACCATGCGGGCGGCGGTCTCCTCCCACAGGCCGTAACCCGAGCGTTCGGTCGCGGCGAGGCCGCCGCGCAGCAGGTCGGACAGGCGCTGCTCCAACTCCCGCGCCCCGTCCGTGACGCGCTCGGCGCGGCGCTCCGCCCGCTTCCTGGCGGCGGCGGGATCGGCCGGGCCCCGCGTGGTGCCGGCGCCCCCCGAGGACCGGCCCCTCTCCGCCGTGCGGGTGCGCCGGCCCTCGATCCACGCCGCCGCCCAGTCGGCCACCTCCCCCCGCCGGAACGCGGCCTCGTCCGACGCCCGCAGCAGCAACAGCCCCAAGGCGTGCTTGCACGGGAACTTCCGGCTGGGGCACGTGCAGTGGTACGCCGGGCCGGTGAGATCGACCACCGTCCGGTACGGCGTGTTCCCGCTCCCCTCGCACAGGCCCCACACCGCCCCCGTCCCGTCGCAGCCCGTGCCGGACCAGGGGCCGGCCGCGCCGAGCCGCGTACCCGCCGTGCGTGATGCCGCGTCAGGCGCCAGGGCCAGCACCTGATCCACCGACCAGCGCGCCACCGGTCCGCCGGTGGGCGAGGTCTCTCCCCCGTGAGATAGCTGCATGTCCCCGACGGTAGGGGGCGGCACTGACAATCCCCTCCCACCTGCGAAGGCTCTCCCCGCGGGCGATTTGACTTCGCTCCCCCGG
Proteins encoded in this window:
- a CDS encoding cobalamin B12-binding domain-containing protein, with the translated sequence MGVTGPIRVVVAKPGLDGHDRGAKVIARALRDAGMEVIYTGLHQTPEQIVDTAIQEDADAIGLSILSGAHNTLFAKVIELLKAREAEDIKVFGGGIIPEDDIAPLKELGVAELFTPGATTTEIVTWVNANVRQTAQT
- a CDS encoding SWIM zinc finger family protein; this encodes MQLSHGGETSPTGGPVARWSVDQVLALAPDAASRTAGTRLGAAGPWSGTGCDGTGAVWGLCEGSGNTPYRTVVDLTGPAYHCTCPSRKFPCKHALGLLLLRASDEAAFRRGEVADWAAAWIEGRRTRTAERGRSSGGAGTTRGPADPAAARKRAERRAERVTDGARELEQRLSDLLRGGLAATERSGYGLWEETAARMVDAQAPGLAARVRELGAITGSGPGWPVRLLEECGLLHLLDTAWLGRERLPEPLAATVRTRVGLPVSAEGPPVRDHWSILAQYDIPDGKIVARRIWLYGRESGRTALLLSFGAAGRPPAYALPVGTAIDAELTPYPGGGQLRAELGEQFGAVAPAAPPPGIAPADAPAVYGHALREDPWLDACPVTLRDVIPVPSRDGWQMADAHADTALPIAPAALSRPGLWKLVALSGGGPVTVFGEVGHRGFDPFAAWEPGEPEEGKERPAAVGPVVQLI